TGTCGGTGTACCCGGCCACCAGCACGCGCTTGTACGGGTGGGCCTTGATCATCTCCAGCGCGCCGATCAGCACGTGATTCGAGCCGGGGTTGAGCGCCGCGCTGCCGCTCTTGAAGAGCGACAGGCTGTCCAGTTCGATGGTTGACGGCGGCGGTGCCGGCGGTTGATACGCGGCGATCAGGGCATGGAGCGGCGTCAGCAAGCCGGCGCCACGATAGAAACCCAGGCCAAGGCGCAGCGGTACGCCGGCGCGTGCGTATTGAGCGAGTTCGTCGCGATCGCGCTTGATGGCCTGCAGCGCATCGACACGGGCGGCGTCATGCTCCGGTCCGATGGCGCGATAGCGCGCCATATCGCCCACGACGCGCGCCACCAGGGCACGGTTCTGCCAGGCGGAAGCCGCCGCCGCGGCGCAGAAGGCCAATGCAAGCCAGGCAAAGGCGTGGGCAAGGGCGCGCGGCAGCGCTCGCCGCACGGGCTGCAGGGCGATGCCCCGGATCAGGGGATCCGGCAGCGGGTAGCGTACACGGTGGCCGGCCTTGGCGGTGCGCGTCAGCGCGGTCGCTTGCTCGATGAAGCGGGCATACAGCGAATCCGTGGCGGGGATGCCCTCGGTGGCGGTCACGCCGAAGGCTGCGACGTGGACCTGACGGCTGCCGCGCTGGTTATCGAGCAGCGCGGGGAGCAAGGCGCCGCAGGCCCAGCGCGCCAGGGCATCGAGCCGTGCGGCGCGGTGCATGCGGGCTTCGCGATCCGCAGGCAGCGCGGCCTGCCCGTATTGCTGGACGAGCGCGGCGATCTGGGCGGGCAGCGTAGCGCCTTGCAGCACCTTGGTGCCGCAGACGCCGAACCACGGGCAATCTTCCGGGGCACCGTGGCTTCGGGTGGCTTCTTCCGCGTACACGGCGACGCAGACCGGCAGGCTGTAGCCAACCCCACGGCTGGCCTCGCCAATGGCCGCGCGCCAACGCCGAAGCCCGGCGTTCAGCGCGGCCGCATCGCGGGCCTGGTCGGCGCCAATCAGGTAGGCGACGGCATCCGGGCCTTGCCCCGCGCGCCAGCGCTTGAGTGCATCAGCCACGTGTGCCAGCCGCGCCGGGTCGTCGACACGTACCCAGATCGCAGCGTCCGTGATTCGGACCAGATCCTCGCCGAATGCCAGCGGCGGGGCGCCCGATGCATCCCCGATGGCCAACACCAGCGGTGTATTGCGCCGGATACCACGTGGCAGCCCATCCAGCGATGCATCGACGGCTTGCAGCACCGCTTGCGAAGCGCTCTGCCGTGCGCGCACCCGCCGCGTGGCAACGAGGATCGCGAGAAGCGCCAGCCCGATCGTGAAGGCCGCGAGCAGCAGGTTCCATGTCGCCGGCCATGGCGAGCTGAGCGCCAGCCAGGCCAGCGCAAGCGCTGCGATCCAGCCGAAGAGTGTGCGGTAGGGGTAGCCGGTCACGAATACCCTTTTCAGCCAGCGAGCGGCACGATCGCCGCGGCTAGCCACCGGTCCAGCGCGAGGTAGACGAGGCCCGCGCCGACGCAGGAGATCGTGATCCAGGCGAGCGGCGACAGATGCGCGCACCATCGATGCGCCTTGCCATCCGTCACCAGCACCGGGCCGTCCGCCTTGCGCCATCCGGCACGAGCCAGCCGCTCATCGATCGCCTGCATCAGCGCGATACGTTCGCTGGCGCCATCCAGCGCAAACCTGCCCTGGAAACCCAGCCCCAATGTCGCGTAGAAAACGATGAGCAGCGGCAGTACAGGCTTCGCCTCGCCCAGACGCCGCTCGATGCGAGCGATCAGCGCTTGCCCGGCATCGTGGCTCTGGAACTCCCGCACCTGCAGGGGCTCGCGTTCCCACGCGGCGCGATCGTCGTCGGGCAGCCTGCCCAGCGCGACTTCGTCCAGCAAAGCGCATTGGGCATAGACGGCGTCCTCGACGACGTCGGCCGGCTGGCCGGCAGCCGAGAGCTCCTCACGCAGGCGAGACACCTGATCGAGGCACGTCGCCTGGAAGGGTTCAAAGCCCATGGGTTTCGTATCGTCAGCGAGTTCGGTGACGGTCAGGGCCGTGTCGCGCAAGGCGAGCGGCAGCATCGAGGCGGAGAGGGTTGTCATGCCGGCAATACCACGAAGAGTTCAAGTGATACGTCCGGCAGCGAAGCGGGAACGTAGAACTGACAGGCCCGCGCAGCCAGCATGCGCTTGAATGCGGGGTGCACGCTGTCGAGCGCGAAATACTGGTTCTCGATGCGCACGGGGATCGCCGCGGGCAGGCGCGACATCGTCCGCAGCGGGATGCCGGGCAGCGCGGAATTGACGATCTGCTCGACCTCGTCCGGCGCGCCCGCCTTACACAGACGCGGCAACTGTTCGAGCAGCGCATGGGCGGGAACGCCCGCCTGGACGGACAGGTAGTACTCGGCGCCTTCGACCAGGCGCTCGTCGAGGATCTTGCCGACCCACACGGTGGGCCGCAAGCGCTCCAGCGTCACCGGCACAACCCGAGACGGGATCACCGTATCGAGGAGGGTGCGAATCAGCGACTCCAGTTCCGCGAACACAGGCTCCGGTGCGAGGTGGTCGTAAGGCGGGATGGCCTGCAAGGTCTCCTTGGTGGAAAACGTCAGCAGCGACCCGGCCAGACGCGCGAGGACGCCATAGAGCCGCTCTGGGTGCTGCTGCGGCTCGGCGCACAGGCGTGCCAGCTCCGGCCAGGTACTGTTGACGCTGTGCAGTAGCCAGAACAACGCCACATCGGCAACCGCGAAATCGGCAATCTGGTCGGACCGCTCGCGACGGCGCACGGACAGGCTCGCGCTCTTGGCGCTCAGTATCTCGGAGAGCCGCTTCATGCGCTCGGTGAGCCGGTCGCTTGCCGACAGGAAGAGGCAGGGCGGCACAAAGGCCGGATCGCGCTCGAAGCGCCCCTGGGGCGTGCGCACCAGCTGAGCGACCGGGCAGGTCACATAATCCACGTGCGATTCGAAATCGAACAGCAGCGCCACCGCATGCCGCTCAACGCTGATCTCCTCCTTGCCTCCCCATGCAGGTCGGCGACCTCCAGATACTCGCGTGCAAAGCGGCGCGGGCGGGCCGGCCGTTCCCCGGCCTCGATGCAGTTGCCGCCTTGCGCATCCATCAGCGGCAGGCCGATCTGCACGATCACGGTGTCGATGTGCGCCGGCACGTCGCGCAGATCGCGTGCGGCGGGCGTGCGGTCCGCCGTCTCGGTGTCGATCACCGTGCCGTCCGGCAGGCGCAGGGCCAGGGAAGTCACCACCAGACGATGAATGGACAAAGCCTGCTGGTCAAGGGCGACGCGAACAGTACCCCACGGATCGGGGCTGGCAAGGCGCGCGACGCACTCGTCGGCATACCGGTCCCACAGTGCCTGTTGCTGGAAATGCTGCGGGGTCATGAAAATGCCCTGCGTCCACAGCGGTCTGGTTATCTTCATTGTGATCGGCCGTTACGCGGAAAGGCCCTTTCCGCATGGGAGCGCCGCACGGCGGCTGTCGAGCCAGCGTGCAGCGGCGCTACGTCATGTCAGCGCTAATCGAGACTGATCGTGGCCGATCAGTTCTTCGCTTTCGGCATCTGCGACACGAGCGACAGATTGATGTCCATGCCTTCAATCTGGAAATGCGGCACGATGAAAAGCTTTATGCGGAAGAAGCCCGGGTTGTCCTCGATATCCTCGACGATCACCTTGGCTTCCCGCAACGGATGGGAAGCCTGCAACTCATCGCCCGGATCGGTCATCTCGGTCACAAGCGTCTTGACCCAGGTGTTCAGCTCCAGCTCCAGCAGGCGGCGGTCCTTGGTGGTGCCGATGTTCTCGCGCTGAATCAGCTTCAGGTAGTGGGCAATCCGCGAGAGCAGGAAGATGTACGGCAGGCGCGCATTGACGCGGCTGTTGGCGGTGGCTTCCTTGGTGTCGTACAGCGCTGGCTTCTGGGCCGAATGGGCGGAGAAAAAGCACGCGAAGTCATGGTTCTTGTAGTAGGACAGGGGAATGAAGCCCAGATTGGCGAACTCGAACTCGCGCGTTTCCGGGATCAGCACCTCGGTCGGGATCTTGGCCTGGTTGCCCGTGCCCAGGTCATACAGATGGATCGGCAGGTCCTCGACCAGGCCGCCGGCCTGCGGGCCGCGAATCTGTACGCACCAGCCGTTCTTGATGAAGCTCTGCACCATGTTCGCGGCGAACGCGAACGAGGCATTGGCCCACAGGTAGCGGCTGTGATCCGGACCCTTGACCGCTTCGGTGTAATTGAAGGCGCGCACCGGCACGGTTTCCGGCCCATAGGGCAGCCGCGCCAGGAAATTCGGCAGCGTCAGGCCGATATAGCGGGCATCGTCCGACTCGCGGAAGCTCTTCCACTTCAAGTACTCGGCACGATCGAAGTAGTTGCCGATGTCGCGGATGCTGGCCACCTCCTCCATCGATTCCTTGCCGAAGAAGGCCGG
The Cupriavidus basilensis DNA segment above includes these coding regions:
- a CDS encoding OmpA family protein, with the translated sequence MTGYPYRTLFGWIAALALAWLALSSPWPATWNLLLAAFTIGLALLAILVATRRVRARQSASQAVLQAVDASLDGLPRGIRRNTPLVLAIGDASGAPPLAFGEDLVRITDAAIWVRVDDPARLAHVADALKRWRAGQGPDAVAYLIGADQARDAAALNAGLRRWRAAIGEASRGVGYSLPVCVAVYAEEATRSHGAPEDCPWFGVCGTKVLQGATLPAQIAALVQQYGQAALPADREARMHRAARLDALARWACGALLPALLDNQRGSRQVHVAAFGVTATEGIPATDSLYARFIEQATALTRTAKAGHRVRYPLPDPLIRGIALQPVRRALPRALAHAFAWLALAFCAAAAASAWQNRALVARVVGDMARYRAIGPEHDAARVDALQAIKRDRDELAQYARAGVPLRLGLGFYRGAGLLTPLHALIAAYQPPAPPPSTIELDSLSLFKSGSAALNPGSNHVLIGALEMIKAHPYKRVLVAGYTDTAGNPRSNLKLSEARAASVRDWLADAAGLPPTRFAIQGYGDTRPKAANDTEAGRAANRRVEITLVPDCRDADRDSRTTLGHPACSFQ
- a CDS encoding DotU family type IV/VI secretion system protein codes for the protein MTTLSASMLPLALRDTALTVTELADDTKPMGFEPFQATCLDQVSRLREELSAAGQPADVVEDAVYAQCALLDEVALGRLPDDDRAAWEREPLQVREFQSHDAGQALIARIERRLGEAKPVLPLLIVFYATLGLGFQGRFALDGASERIALMQAIDERLARAGWRKADGPVLVTDGKAHRWCAHLSPLAWITISCVGAGLVYLALDRWLAAAIVPLAG
- the tssC gene encoding type VI secretion system contractile sheath large subunit produces the protein MAKHEIAARANSEADTAVLDAPGKSVYESLCEKINLTPVKATRPVESFQSADALAESSLDERVAQAMNVFLKMIRDSSQQVDRLDKSLLDFHIEHIDQQISRQLDAIMHNETFQQIESAWRGLKFLVDRTDFRKNVRIEVLDASKDALRQDFEDTPEIIQSGLYLHTYIQEYDTPGGEPIGSIISNYAFGRGPQDIALLRNISKVSAAAHMPFIGSVSPAFFGKESMEEVASIRDIGNYFDRAEYLKWKSFRESDDARYIGLTLPNFLARLPYGPETVPVRAFNYTEAVKGPDHSRYLWANASFAFAANMVQSFIKNGWCVQIRGPQAGGLVEDLPIHLYDLGTGNQAKIPTEVLIPETREFEFANLGFIPLSYYKNHDFACFFSAHSAQKPALYDTKEATANSRVNARLPYIFLLSRIAHYLKLIQRENIGTTKDRRLLELELNTWVKTLVTEMTDPGDELQASHPLREAKVIVEDIEDNPGFFRIKLFIVPHFQIEGMDINLSLVSQMPKAKN